Proteins co-encoded in one Verrucomicrobiota bacterium genomic window:
- a CDS encoding arsenate reductase ArsC → MKPTVLILCTGNSCRSHLAEGILRAVAGDFLHVQSAGSKPAGYVHRLAIQVMKEIGIDISGHRSKPLEEFLTQPVETVITVCGQADQACPRFPGQVNRYHWGFDDPAHATGTDAEKLAVFRRVRDEIRRVFEAYAAGRRDQAKAVQGFETAGR, encoded by the coding sequence GTGAAACCGACCGTCCTCATCCTCTGCACGGGCAACTCGTGCCGCAGTCATCTCGCCGAAGGCATTCTGCGCGCGGTCGCCGGCGATTTCCTCCACGTTCAAAGCGCCGGCTCGAAGCCTGCCGGCTACGTTCACCGGCTCGCGATTCAGGTGATGAAGGAAATTGGCATTGATATTTCCGGTCATCGGTCCAAGCCCCTGGAGGAATTTCTGACGCAGCCGGTCGAGACCGTCATCACCGTCTGTGGTCAGGCGGACCAGGCTTGCCCGAGGTTCCCCGGCCAGGTGAACCGTTACCATTGGGGCTTCGATGACCCCGCCCACGCCACGGGCACAGACGCGGAGAAGCTCGCTGTATTTCGCCGCGTGCGGGATGAAATCCGGCGCGTGTTTGAAGCGTACGCCGCAGGCCGGCGCGATCAGGCGAAAGCCGTTCAAGGTTTTGAGACCGCGGGTCGCTGA